In one Stenotrophomonas maltophilia genomic region, the following are encoded:
- the purL gene encoding phosphoribosylformylglycinamidine synthase, with protein sequence MMVLEGAPALSPFRRERLESRLQSIAPSLRISGAWHVYFVQPEGSAVPDQATLCRILEAQPQAGTVAEGAVSRIVVPRLGTLSPWSSKATELVRGAGQPVSRVERGLRIDVLGWPDDAATQQSLVKVLHDPMTQSVLDHVEQGQALFSAPARGELERVPVAQLEAANQRLGLAMAQDEIDYLRERFTALGRSPSDVELMMFAQANSEHCRHKIFNASWTIDGQAQERSLFRMIKNTHQQTPQHTLSAYSDNAAVIEGHPASRYRPDPASGEYRREPQVPSAFQIKVETHNHPTAIAPFPGASTGAGGEIRDEGATGRGGKPKAGLTGFSVSHLRIPELPQPWEAPRALNPRMAPALEIMTDGPLGGAAFNNEFGRPNLLGYFRSFELPEGADLVRAYDKPIMLAGGLGAIDRIQVDKIPLQAGDAVIVLGGPAMLIGLGGGAASSVASGESAEDLDFASVQRDNPEMERRCQEVIDRCVAMGADNPIKFFHDVGAGGLSNAIPELLHDSNVGGIIDLGKVPTDDPSLSPMQLWCNESQERYVLGVAQERLAEFAALCARERCPFAAVGVATAEEHLVVAYGAVPGHVPADAPIDLPMDVLFGKPPKMHRDTAHPPAPRWPALKTGGLDLQEAGLRVLAHPTVASKNFLVTIGDRSVGGLTAREQMVGPWQLPVADVAITLADFDGVAGEAMSIGERTPLALLDAAASARMAVGEALTNLCAAPVDALDGIKLSANWMAAAGHPGEDALLYDAVKAVGMELCPQLDISIPVGKDSLSMQAQWHDQGEAHKSVSPVSLVISAFAPVADVRQQLTPLLDRDVDSELWLIGLGAGKQRLGGSILAQVHADHSELPAFAGAAPDLDDPQRLRAFFELIRDARQSGLLRAYHDRSDGGAFAALCEMAFTSRLGLDIALDAWGDDPFRSLFNEELGAVVQIAREDRAAFADLVERHALTECAQRIARPTTAPVVRVSLAGENLAEWRWEQLFDAWWSVTHAMQKRRDNPASADAERDVARAFNAPGLKPKLSFDLNEDVAAPFISTGARPRVAVLREQGVNGQIEMANAFERAGFRAFDVHMSDLIEGRVALQDFTGLVACGGFSYGDVLGAGRGWATSILERSALRDAFAAFFERQDSFALGVCNGCQMMSQLKDIIPGAEHWPQFRRNASEQFEARTALLEVVESPSILLRGMAGSRLQVAVAHGEGQAVFDNAVDQAAARVSLRYIDGNGAIAQQYPLNPNGSPDGITGLTSTDGRVTIMMPHPERTPRALNLSWAPAEWQGDSPWMRMFRNARVWCG encoded by the coding sequence ATGATGGTCCTCGAGGGCGCGCCCGCCCTGTCGCCGTTCCGCCGCGAACGTCTTGAATCCCGCCTGCAGTCCATCGCTCCCTCCCTGCGCATCAGTGGTGCCTGGCACGTCTACTTCGTGCAGCCGGAAGGCTCGGCCGTGCCCGATCAGGCCACCCTGTGCCGCATCCTGGAAGCACAGCCGCAGGCCGGGACGGTCGCCGAAGGGGCCGTCAGCCGCATCGTGGTGCCGCGTCTGGGAACGTTGTCGCCGTGGTCGAGCAAGGCCACCGAACTGGTCCGCGGGGCCGGTCAGCCGGTCAGCCGGGTCGAGCGCGGCCTGCGTATCGACGTGCTGGGCTGGCCGGACGATGCCGCCACCCAGCAGTCGCTGGTGAAGGTGCTGCACGACCCGATGACGCAGTCGGTGCTGGACCACGTCGAGCAGGGCCAGGCCCTGTTCTCGGCGCCGGCCCGCGGTGAACTGGAGCGCGTTCCGGTGGCGCAGCTGGAAGCCGCCAACCAGCGCCTTGGCCTGGCCATGGCCCAGGACGAGATCGACTACCTGCGCGAGCGCTTCACCGCACTGGGGCGCTCCCCGTCTGACGTGGAACTGATGATGTTCGCGCAGGCCAATTCCGAACACTGCCGGCACAAGATCTTCAACGCCAGCTGGACCATCGACGGGCAGGCGCAGGAACGCTCGCTGTTCCGCATGATCAAGAACACCCACCAGCAGACGCCGCAGCACACCCTGAGCGCGTACAGCGACAACGCTGCGGTGATCGAAGGCCATCCGGCGTCGCGTTACCGTCCGGATCCGGCCAGTGGCGAGTACCGCCGCGAGCCGCAGGTGCCCAGCGCCTTCCAGATCAAGGTTGAAACCCACAATCACCCGACCGCGATCGCGCCGTTCCCGGGGGCGTCCACCGGTGCCGGTGGCGAAATCCGCGACGAGGGCGCAACCGGCCGCGGCGGCAAGCCGAAGGCCGGCCTGACCGGCTTCTCGGTCTCGCACCTGCGCATCCCCGAGCTGCCGCAGCCGTGGGAAGCGCCGCGCGCGCTGAATCCGCGGATGGCGCCGGCGCTGGAGATCATGACCGACGGCCCGCTCGGCGGCGCTGCGTTCAACAATGAGTTCGGCCGCCCGAACCTGCTCGGTTACTTCCGCAGCTTCGAGCTGCCTGAAGGCGCTGACCTGGTCCGTGCGTACGACAAGCCGATCATGCTGGCCGGCGGCCTCGGTGCGATCGACCGTATCCAGGTCGACAAGATCCCGCTGCAGGCCGGTGATGCGGTCATCGTGCTCGGCGGTCCGGCGATGCTGATCGGCCTGGGTGGCGGTGCGGCCAGCTCGGTGGCCTCCGGTGAAAGCGCCGAAGACCTGGATTTCGCCAGCGTGCAGCGCGACAACCCGGAGATGGAGCGCCGCTGCCAGGAGGTCATCGACCGCTGCGTGGCGATGGGTGCCGACAACCCGATCAAGTTCTTCCATGACGTCGGTGCCGGTGGTCTGTCCAACGCGATTCCCGAGCTGCTGCACGATTCGAACGTGGGCGGCATCATCGATCTGGGCAAGGTGCCCACCGACGATCCGTCGTTGTCGCCGATGCAGCTGTGGTGCAACGAATCGCAGGAGCGCTACGTGCTTGGCGTCGCGCAGGAGCGACTGGCCGAGTTTGCCGCGCTGTGCGCGCGCGAGCGCTGCCCGTTCGCCGCCGTGGGCGTGGCGACCGCCGAGGAGCATCTGGTGGTGGCGTACGGCGCGGTGCCGGGCCATGTTCCCGCCGACGCACCGATCGACCTGCCGATGGACGTGCTGTTCGGCAAGCCGCCGAAAATGCACCGCGACACGGCGCACCCGCCGGCACCGCGCTGGCCGGCGCTGAAGACCGGTGGCCTGGATCTGCAGGAAGCCGGCCTGCGCGTGCTGGCGCACCCGACCGTTGCCTCGAAGAACTTCCTGGTCACCATCGGTGACCGCAGCGTCGGCGGCCTGACCGCCCGCGAGCAGATGGTCGGCCCGTGGCAGCTGCCGGTGGCCGACGTGGCCATCACCCTGGCTGATTTCGATGGCGTGGCCGGTGAGGCGATGTCGATCGGCGAGCGCACGCCGCTGGCCCTGCTCGACGCCGCGGCGTCGGCGCGCATGGCCGTGGGCGAAGCGCTGACCAACCTGTGCGCGGCCCCGGTGGATGCGCTGGATGGCATCAAGCTGTCGGCGAACTGGATGGCTGCTGCCGGCCATCCGGGCGAAGACGCGCTGCTGTACGACGCAGTGAAGGCCGTGGGCATGGAACTGTGCCCGCAGCTGGACATCAGCATCCCGGTCGGCAAGGACTCGCTGTCCATGCAGGCGCAGTGGCATGACCAGGGCGAGGCACACAAGAGCGTGTCGCCGGTGTCGCTGGTGATCTCGGCGTTCGCGCCGGTTGCCGATGTGCGCCAGCAGCTGACGCCTCTGCTTGATCGCGACGTCGACAGCGAGCTGTGGCTGATCGGTCTCGGTGCCGGCAAGCAGCGCCTGGGCGGCTCGATCCTGGCGCAGGTGCACGCCGACCACAGCGAACTGCCGGCCTTCGCCGGTGCCGCGCCGGACCTGGACGACCCGCAGCGCCTGCGTGCCTTCTTCGAACTGATCCGGGATGCGCGCCAGTCCGGCCTGCTGCGTGCGTACCATGACCGAAGCGACGGCGGCGCGTTCGCCGCGCTGTGCGAAATGGCGTTCACCTCGCGCCTGGGCCTGGATATCGCCCTCGACGCGTGGGGCGATGACCCGTTCCGCAGCCTGTTCAATGAGGAACTGGGTGCGGTGGTGCAGATCGCCCGCGAAGATCGCGCCGCTTTTGCCGACCTGGTCGAGCGCCACGCCCTTACCGAATGCGCGCAGCGCATCGCCAGGCCGACCACCGCACCGGTGGTGCGCGTATCGCTGGCAGGCGAGAACCTGGCCGAGTGGCGCTGGGAGCAGCTGTTCGATGCGTGGTGGTCGGTCACCCATGCCATGCAGAAGCGTCGCGACAATCCGGCCAGCGCCGATGCCGAGCGCGATGTAGCCCGCGCGTTCAACGCACCGGGCCTGAAGCCGAAGCTGAGCTTCGACCTCAACGAGGATGTGGCGGCGCCGTTCATCAGCACCGGTGCGCGTCCGCGCGTGGCGGTACTGCGCGAACAGGGCGTCAACGGCCAGATCGAGATGGCCAACGCCTTCGAACGTGCAGGCTTCCGCGCGTTCGACGTGCACATGAGCGACCTGATCGAGGGGCGCGTGGCCCTGCAGGACTTCACCGGCCTGGTCGCCTGTGGCGGCTTCAGCTACGGCGATGTGCTGGGTGCCGGCCGTGGCTGGGCGACCTCGATCCTGGAACGCAGCGCGCTGCGCGATGCCTTTGCGGCGTTCTTCGAGCGCCAGGACAGCTTTGCCCTCGGCGTATGCAACGGTTGCCAGATGATGAGCCAGCTGAAGGACATCATCCCCGGCGCCGAACACTGGCCGCAGTTCCGCCGCAATGCCAGCGAGCAGTTCGAGGCCCGCACCGCACTGCTGGAAGTAGTGGAATCGCCGTCGATCCTGCTGCGTGGCATGGCCGGTTCCCGCCTGCAGGTGGCGGTGGCGCACGGCGAAGGCCAGGCGGTGTTCGACAACGCCGTCGACCAGGCCGCTGCGCGCGTGTCGCTGCGCTACATCGATGGCAACGGTGCCATCGCCCAGCAGTATCCGCTCAATCCGAACGGCTCACCGGATGGCATCACTGGCCTGACCAGCACGGACGGGCGCGTCACCATCATGATGCCGCATCCGGAGCGCACCCCGCGCGCACTCAATCTGAGCTGGGCGCCGGCCGAGTGGCAGGGTGATTCACCGTGGATGCGGATGTTCCGCAATGCCCGGGTGTGGTGCGGCTGA